GCGTTCTCGGAGGCGACGGCCGACCGAGAGGCCAAACGCGAGACGCTGGCCGCGCTGGCCGAAGACGTCGCAGCGCGGGCACGAAGCCGAGACGCGACCTACCGGACGATCGGAATCAAGGCCGTTCTTCCGCCCTACAACGTCAACACGCGAGAGCGGTCGCTCCCGGGGCCGGTCGACGATCCAGACCTCGTCGAGTCGGTCGCACTCGAACTCATCGAGGAGTTCGACGACAGCGCGGTTCGGAAACTCGGCGTCCGGGTCTCGAATCTCTCCTTCGCCTCGGGCGAGCAGGCCCGGCTCGACGGATGGGACAGCGCGGAAGAGGCGGCGGACGGGGGAGCCACACCGAGCAGAGACTCTCGGTCGAGAGATGACGAGGGGCGATCAGAGACGTCGCGGGGGCAGATCTCGCTGGACGACTTCGAAAGCCAGCGCTGACGGGACTGACCGATTGACGGTCCGAACAGTGAGGCAAACAGGCGGCGCATCGACAGAACCCGCGACGGCGCGCCGCACACCCGCCGTGACCGCTCGCGGTCGAGGCTTAACTCACGGCTCGACTGGCCGCGCTTTCGTATATAAATCCGTGGCAACAGCGGGGTAGCGGGCAAAAACTGATGCCGGTGACGCGATTGGTTGTCCCTATGGTCCCCCAACCAGACACCGATCGCGGATGCCCGAAGTGCGGTCACACCGAAACCGAGGTCGGAACGATCTCGACGACGGGTGGCGGTCTCTCGAAGATGTTCGACATCCAGACGAACAGCTTCAAGGTCGTCTCGTGTACGAACTGCGGGTACTCGGAGCTCTATCGCGACGCGACGTCCGGCAGCAGCGACATCGTCGACGTCTTTCTCGGCTGATGCTCGGCGGTGCGTTCGCGCTCGTCGTCCTGCTGTTCGCCGTCGCGGTTCCGCTCGTACTCTATGCGTTGGTGCGGGCCGAGCACGACCGGAGAGAGACGATGGACCGTCGCGAGGGTGAGCGGGCAGCACGGCGAGATGCCGAGCGAGCGTCCAGCGAAGAGTCCCGACGAGTCGCCCGATCGGACTCCCGTGACCGCTGACGAACTGCGGAGCGATCATAAGTGTCCTCCACGAACCGTCCCCACGGATGGACGAGCCGACGCCGACACGCAGACGACTCCTCGGTTTCGGCGGGGCGGGGATCCTCGCCGCGCTCGCGGGGTGTAGCGCGGAGGCACCGAGCGCCGAGAGACAGGCGAAGACGACATCGACATCGAGTCCCGAGCGGTCTCCAGCGCGCTCGGCGACGCCGACGAGTCCCTACAGCCGGGTCTACCGCGAAACAATCGACGCCGTCGTGCTCGTCCAAACCGATCGGGGACGGGGGACCGGATTCGTCGTCGACCCCGCTCTCGATACCGACTCCGCTGCAGTGGCCGACTCGAGGTGCGTCGTCACGAACGCCCACGTGGTCGATGACGCCGCGACGGCGGACCTCCGGTTCAGCGGGGGCCAGTGGGCTGCCGGTGACATCGTCGGCACCGACTCCCGCAGCGACTTAGCAGTGGTCGAACTGCCCGCGTCGACTCGAGACCGGGAACCGTTATCCTTCGCGGAAGGCGAGCCGACAGTCGGGCAGGAAGTCGTCGCCCTCGGCAATCCGTTCGACCTCGACGGGACGATGACGACCGGCATCGTGAGCGGCGTCGACAGGTCCGCACCGGCTCCCACGGGAGCACAGATTCCGGACGCGATACAGACCGACGCGGCGGTCAATCCGGGGAACAGCGGCGGACCGCTGCTGTCGCTCGACGGCGACGTGGTCGCCGTGATCAACTCCGAGATCGGCGAGAACGTGGGTTTCGGGATCTCGGCCGCGCTCGCCGGACGAGTCGTCCCGGGTCTCATCGCCAACGGGTCCTACGAGCACCCGTTCTTGGGCGTCACGCTCGCTGAGATGACTCCGGAATTGGCCGGTACGATGGGACTGACAGGACCGAGGGGCGTACTGGTAACGTCGGTTCTCGAAGACGGGCCGTCAGCGGGGCTTCTCAGCGGCGGTTCCGAACTCCGAACTGTTGACGGTTCGCGCGTCAGGATCGGCGGTGACGTCGTCCTCTCGATCGGGGGTGAAACGATCCTTACTACCGAAGACCTCAGCAGCCACCTCGCGTTGGAAACGAGCCCCGGCGAGGTGGTGACGCTGACCGTCCAGCGGGACGGATACGTGACGACTGTCGACGTGACCCTCGGGGCGCGTCCCGGTACGTAGCACGGGAGCCGAACGGCCTAGATACGCGCGCCGCTTCCGGTGGCCACACGCGGCGACCCTGTTTCACCGTGGCGTGTCCTTTATATCGCCCCCTCGACTACGACGGAGTATGCCCCAGTGCGAGATGTGCGGCAATGAGCGGCCGTCCCTCACGACGGTCAAGGTCGAGGGGGCCGAACTCGAACTGTGCGACGACTGCAAGGAGTTCGGCACCGAGGTCCGCACTGAGTCGAGCTCGTCTCAGTCGACGAAGTACTCGACGTCGAGCACCTCCAAATCGTCCGGGTCGAGCGGCGCTTCGAGCGCGTCCTCGTCGAGTGGCGGCGGTTCGTCGGGCGGATCGACCCGCCGACGCCGCGATATGTTCGATACGATGGACGAGGTCGCGGCCGACTACGACCAGCGCATTCGCGAGGCGCGGGAGGGACTCGGACTGAGCCAAGAGGACCTCGCGAAGTCGCTCAACGAGAAGGCGAGTCTGATCCGAAAACTCGAACGCGGTGATATCCTCCCCTCCGACGACGTGCAGAAGAAACTCGAACGGAAACTCGAAATTTCGCTCGTCGAGGGCGAGGACACCGACGACAGCGAGTGGTCGGGCGGGTCGTCGACGACGACGACGCTCGGCGACGTCGTCAAGCGAAAGGACTGATCGGAACCGAAATCGATTCGATGCGGTTCTTCGGTGGAGAGAATCAGCCTCGCGTCTCCATCCAGAGCGTCAAGAGCAACCTATTTTGTGCCGTGGTTCACACGAACGCACGTGTTCATCCTAGTTAATCTCAAGGCCTACCCGTGTGACCCGATCGAGGTCGCGACCGCCGCGCGCGACGTGGCAGACGCCGCGGACGTCCGTATCGCGGTCTCGCCGCAGGCGGCCGACGTCGCCCGCGTCGCCGACACCGGCGTCGAGACGTGGGCCCAACACGTCGACTCGAACGGCCACGGCAGCCACACCGGCAGCACGCTCGCCGAATCCGTCGCGGAGGCGGGCGCAGTCGGGACGCTCATCAACCACTCCGAGAAGCGGTTGAAGCTCGCGGACATCGACGGCGCAGTTCGCGCCGCAGAGCGCGCGGGTCTCGAAACGTGCGTCTGTGCGAACAACCCCACCCAGATCGGGGCGGCGGCGGCGCTCGGTCCCGACAGCGTCGCCGTCGAGCCGCCCGAACTCATCGGCGGCGACGTCTCGGTGGCGACTGCGGATCCGGACATCGTCGAAGACGCCGTCGCGGCCGCGGGGGCCGTCGATTCGGACGTCGACGTCTTCTGCGGCGCGGGGATCTCCTCCGGCGAGGACGTCGTCACCGCGGGCGAGTTGGGAGCGACCGGCATCCTCCTCGCGTCGGGCGTCGCGAAAGCGGACGACCCGCGCGCGGCGCTGGAAGCGCTTGTCGAACCGCTCTGAGGAACCGATCTCGATAGCGCTCGGACGACCCGCGCGCGGCGCTGGAAGCCCTCGGACGACCCGTCGGCGGTTCTTCGCGGTATCTCGGACGCTGCGAACCTCGTGTCCGAGAACGGGAAGGCTTATGCCGTCGAACACAAGTCTGTGACGGCTCTCGTCATCCCGAGACGAATCTCTCCAAACAGTTGTGTCGAAGGAGTGTCAGACGCCGGAACGGTCGCCACCGTCGCTCTCTACGCTCGCTCCGTCGACTTCGGAATCTCCGTCGTCGGCGAGGTCCCCCTGAGAGACGAGTTTCTCGGGACGGAACGCGTCTTCGACGGCCGCGACGACGTCGCGAAGTTCGTCCTCGTCGAGCCGGTCGGCGAACTCCCGACGGACGAGCGCGGGGAGGGCGTACGCGTATCGGCCGCGACCGACGTGCTCGATGAACTCCGCTCGTCGGAGCAACCCGTTCCGACTGTAGGCGAGCTGTTTGTCGCCGGCCTCACCGGCGGCGACGTGGGCGTCGATCGGATCGCAGGCGTCGACTTCGCGGTAGAACGCCAGCATCCGTTGAGAGGCGGGCGGTAGCGACGCCACGACGTCGCGCAGTCGCTCGATGACGTCTTTTCGTCCGGTCAACGTCGCCGTCTCCTCGTGCGCGCGCTCGGGTTGGACGTCCCGATCGATCTCGTCGGCGTCTCGGTCGATTAGGCCGCCGTCGAACCCCGGATAGGCCCCCGCGGCGGCGGCGGTGGCGATCTCCTCGTCGATCTCGTCGTCAGCGGCCTCCGCCGCGTGTTCGGACGATGCCCGTCCATCACCATCAGCATCGGGAGACGCCTCAGGCTCGCCGGGAGCCCCCTCGGCCTCGTAGTGGTCGAGCGCGGACTGCCGTTCTTCCGGACGGTTCAGGTTTCTCCTGTCGCCGTCGCGATACGGCGATTCGGCCTTCTGAAACATCGCCTGTGCGAACTGGTCCGCCATCTGTGAGAGGTCGCGGGCCTCTTCGAGTTCGCGTTCGAGCTGCCGGATCTTCGCCTCCTTCGCTTCGAGTTCCTGGCGGAGATCCGCGAGTTCGCTCTCGCGGCGCTCCTTCTCGTCGGAGATGCTCTGTAATTCCGAGACGAGGTCGCCGTCGACCGATTTCAAGTCCGGTCGTTGGAAGTCGTCGAGACCGGGCGTCGCTCCCGCGTCGAACGTCCGCTTCTTGTGGAATTTGACCCGTCGGAGCGAATCGGACCAGTCGGTGACCAAGAACGCCTCACCGTCGCCCATCTCCTCGATCGCGTCGGCGTACTCCGAGCCGAGAATCCGACCGACGACCTTCGTGTCGTTGTTCCACGTCAGTCGGTGCCAGACGAGCCAGTCGCACTGCGTGATGAAGTCCTTCTTGACGTCGGCGGGGCGCTGAGAGATGCCGACGATCCCGAGGCCGTGTTTTCGACCCCGCTTGCCGATCTTGATGAGCATCTTCCCCGCCTCGGTCATCCCGCCGCCCTCCGGAATGTACTCGTGGCACTCCTCGATGAGCATCAAAAACGGCTTTTTGAGCTTCTTCTCCTTCGCGAACAACCGTTTGGACACCTCGGTCAGAAGCTCTTGGGCCTCGTCGTCTTCGAGGTAGCCGGAGACGTCGAGGATGATCGGTACGTTCTGTTCGAGCGCGAGGTGTGCGAGCTTCTCGGCGTGCTCGGGGCTGACAACGATGTCGCACTCCTCGTCCGCGCCCGCGTGCAACAGCTCGAACTGCTCTTTGAGCCCGTAGTACTCCCCGTCGGTGTCGACGATGAGCACCGGGAAGTTCTTCGAGAGCAGGTTCTCGATGATCACCGACGCCGTGTTCGACTTTCCGGATCCGGATTTCCCGGTGATAAAGCCCCGGCCCGTGAGGATATCGACGACGGGCAGATCGACTGCCGTGCCCTGTGCTCGCTCGCCGTCGCCCCCCGGTCCCTCGCTGACGTTCGCGACGGTGATCGTCTCCGTGTCCTCGGTCATCTATCGGGTGCTCTCCTTCGCAGGACAATAGTTCCTTCCCCCACGTCGTCCACGACTCGTCAGGCGACGGCACCGAGGTCCATCCGGGTCTCCGGGTGCGCCAAGGGTTTATACCCGAACCCGCGGCCAAGACCGCCGTGATCTGACGAGAGCCCCACGTCGGGCCGCGGTTGCTCGGCACGTCGACGTGGGAGCGATGGCGGCGTCGAGAGAGCGCGTCGCTAGGGCGGGTGCCGACTGTTCGCCACGACTCGAATTCCTGAAACGGGCAGCCAGCTACGACTCCGCGAGGTCCGACCACGCGCCCCAGAAGCGCTGCAGCGCCGTGACGTGACCGATCACGGCGAAGAAGACCAAGAGCCAGCCGACGAGCGACAGCCCGAGCGGTCGAACGGGGCCGGATACGACGAGCGGCGCGACCGCGGCGACGAGCGCGACGACGCCGATGATCGCCAGTCGGTCCGCACGCCCGACGAGGCCGCCGTACGCGCGGCCGAGTCCGACGGCTTGGATCTGTGTGCCGAGATACGAGGTCATCAGCACGCCGGTCACCGCCGCGAGGCCGAGCGCGTAGGCGTCGATCCCGGCCGCGAGGCCGACGAGCATCGCGATATCGGCGTAGCGATCGAGGACGTGATCGAGGAGGTCGCCGCCGTCGCTCTCGACGCCCTGCGCCCGCGCGAGCGCGCCGTCGACGAGGTCGAGCCAGCCGTTGCTGAGGACGAACAGCGCACCGAGCGCGTACCACAGCGGCGTCGCGAGCGCGAACGCGCCACCGGCGGCGACGGCGAAGCCGAACGCGACGACGCTGACGCCGTCCGGACTCAGTCCCAGACGATCGGCGGCGGCGACGAACGGGCCGAGCAGTCGGTCCGCGAGGTCGCGGTACTGATCCAGTGTCATCGTTCCTCCGTCGGCGTCGGTGATCCCCGAGTCATAGGTACTCGACGAAGTCGACGACGCCGACCCGTGGCTCGGTTTCGCCCTCGATAGCGGCCGCGACGTCGCTCGCGACTTCCGCGGGCGCTCGATCCGTCGTGTCGATCTCCCAGACGGCCTCCGCGCCGTGACGCTCCACCGCCTCCGCGAGGATCACGTCGAGCGCCTCGCTCTCGGCGTTCTCGGCGATCGACGCCTCCGACTCGCCGCGCTCTCGGAGCCGCGGCTTCAGTTCGTCGGGGTGACACCGAAGCACGATCACGCGCGCGACGTCGAGGAGGTGTGAGAGGTGCGATTCGACGAGCGTGTCGCGGTCGGCGTCGTCACCGCTGTCACCCTGCACCTCGCGGTCCGCGAGCCACGCTTCGACCGCGTCGAGGTCGGCGACGAGCGAGTCGCGCTCGACGTCGCGCTCGGTGAACAGGTCGGCCTCTCGAATCGCGTCGTTCAAGTGAACGACCTCGGTTCCGATCTCTTCGGCGACGAGGTTCGAGATAGTCGTCTTCCCCGTTCCGGGCGTTCCGGTGAGCGCGATTCGACTCACGGATCTGTCGCCTCCGGCGTGACCTCGGCGACGACCTCGTTGAGCACGTCGACCGCTCTGCGCGTCTCCTCACGGGTGCCACAGGAGACGCGGACGCACTCCGAGAGGCCGAAGCTGGATGTGTCGCGGACGATGACGCCCCGGCGCTGTGCGGCGTCGGCGACGGCCGTCGCGTCGCCGACCTCACAGAGGACGAAGTTGCCGCCGGAGTCCCACGTCGGCACGTCGAACTCGTCGCGGTAGTACTCCCGCGCCCAGCGGGCGGTCTCCACGGAGCGTTCGAGGTGCTCGTCGTCGTCGATCGCGGCGAGTGCGGCGCGACAGGCGAGTTCGTTGGCCGCGAACGGGGTGTTCACCCGCGCGTACGCGTCTGCCCACTCCGAGGGGACGACCGCGTAGCCGATCCGAAGCCCCGCCAGCCCGTAGGCCTTCGAGAACGTCCGAAGCACCGCGAGGTTGTCGTACTCCTCGAGCAGATCGATGGCGGTCGGCTCTTCGGCGTACTCGGCGTACGCCTCGTCGACGACGACGAGCGTCTGCTCGTCGACGCGTTCGGCGAGTGTGCGGATGTCAGCTCGCGAAAGAACCGATCCCGTTGGGTTGTGCGGCGTCGTCGCGAAGAGGATTCGCTCGCCGTCGTAGGCCGACAGGATCGTCTCGGCGGACTGCTCGAAGTCCGTCTCCTTCGAGATCCGGTACGTCGAGGCGTCGCCGTGGTGATACCGCGCCGACATCGAGTAGTACGAAAAGCCCGGCGCGGGCACGAGGATGTCGTCGTTGGGTTCTAAAAACGCCCGCGAGAGGTAGTCGATCGACCCGTCGGCACCCGCGCTCAGCCACACCTGTTCGGCGTCGACGCCCCACTTCTCGGCGATCCGATCGGTGAGGTCCGTGTGGGAGGCCTTCGGGTAGACGTTCACGTCGGGCGCGGCCGCCTCGACCGCTTCCACGGCGGCGGGGCTCGGGCCGTGGGGGTTCTCGTTCGACGAGAGCTTCGTCAGTTCCTCGGGGTCCATTCCGAGATCGCGGGCGACCTCCTCGGCCCCGCGTCCGGGAACGTACGCCTCGTGTTCAGAGAGGTCCCTCGGTTGCATACCCGTACGCTGTCGCCGGCGGGTCTTTAAGGGTGTGTCTCGCGGTCGACGCCGACGCGTTCCCCGGTTCCAGTCTCGAATCTACAGCGAATCGGCAAGCGAGTCGGCCGCCCGGAGCGACAGCGCTGCGATGGTGAGCGTCGGGTTCATCGCGCCGCCGGTGGGGAACACCGACGAGCCGACGACCCAGAGGTTCGAGAGGTCGTGCGTCCGGCAGGTGCTGTCGACGACGCTCTCGTCGGGGTCTGTCCCCATCCGCGTCGTCCCCATCTGGTGGTAGGCGGGGCCGGTCGCGCCCGGTCCGACCGTCCACTCGATCGACGCGCCGAGTTCCTCGAGGATCGCGTGCTGGACCTCGTTGGCCCGTCGGATCGCGTCTCGCGTCCGTTCGGAGAGCGACCACTCGATGTGCGGGACGGGGTTGCCGTGATCGTCGCGGCGCTCCGGATCGAGCGTGACGCGGTTCTCCGCGTCGGGCAACTGCTCGACGAGGCCGCCCATCGCGATGTGGGTGCCGTAAGACTCTCGGAGCTGATCGAGCAGCTCGTCGCCCCACGTCTCCGCGTGCAGGGCTTCGATCACCGGCGACGGCCCGGCGTAGTTGAGGAACTCCAGTTTCACGCCCTCGATCGGCTCTTCGTCGTCGTAGAACTGGTGGCACTCGCTGGTGATGAACCCGATGTGGTTCTGCCGTGTCGGTTCGTCGAGTCGGCCGCCCGCCCCGGCGAAGAGGTGGTCCATAAAGAAGCGACCGACTGCGCCGGAGGTGTTGGCCAAGCCGTCCGGGTACCGCTCGGACTCCGACAGGAGGAGCAGGCGCGCGTTCTCGACGCCGCCGCAGGCGACGACGAACCGTCGGGCCGTCTGTCGGTGTTCGTTCCCGTCGGGGGTCGCGTACACCGCGGCCTCGACGACCTCGCCCGACTCGTCGTGTTCGAGCCGTTGCACGGGTGCGTGATCGATCACGCGCGCGCCGGCTGTTTCGGCCTTGTCGACGTGGGACTCGGCGGTGTACTTCGCCCCGGAGGGACAGACCGGTCGGCACGTCCCGTAGCCCTGACAGGCCGACCGTCCGTCGTAGGACTCGGAGTTCCGCGCGTTCGGCACCGAGTGCATATCGATCCCTAGACGCTCGCAGGCCTCCGCGAACAGCGAGTCCGAGTGGGAGGGCGGAAACGCCGAGAGCGGAAACGGCTCCTCGCGCGGCGGCGCGTAGGGGTTGTCCATCGCGCCCGCGACGCCGAGTTCGCGCTCGGCGTCGGCGTAGTGGGGTCGGAGGTCCTCGTAGTCGATCGGCCAGTCGGCCCCGAGACCGTAGCGCGTGTCCATCTCGAAGTCGCGCTCGTGGAGACGCATCACCATTCCCTGCCAGTGCAGCGTCGAGCCGCCGACGCCCTTGACGCGCGCCGCGTTCAGCGGGTAGTGCTTCCCGGCAGTCGTGTAGTCGTCGCGGGGGCCGCCCATTCCCCACAGGTCGTCCATCCCCGGTCGGATGTGTTCTTCCTGCTGCTCGCGCCGCCGGGAAAAGTCGAACCGCGGCCCGGCTTCGAGGACGACGACGTCGGCTCCAGCGTCCGCGAGCCGATGAGCGACGAGCGCGCCGGCGGGACCGGAACCGACGACGCAGACGTCCGCACGGGCCGACGGCGTGCGGTCGCGGCCGTCGCCGACGCCGCCGTCCTCAGCCATCGCGGTCGCCTCCCCACGGCTCCTCACCGCGGTCCGGCATTGAGCCGCGCTGGTAGCTCTCGATGCCGCCGGGGTAGCCGATCGGATTCTCGATGCCGACGAGGCGGCCCCCCGCCGGTGACGCGTAGAACGCGAAGAGGAGGTTATCGACGAGGTAGAACCGGATCCGGTCGGTGATCGGTCCCTCAGGATCCGGTTCAGCTGTCTCGACGCCCAGCCGACGGAGTAGTGTGTCCCGCGTCTCGGCGTCCAGATCCGCGTACGAATCGCCGTGCCAGTCGCGGGCGACCGCATCGAGCTGCGCCGCGGCCTCCCGAACGCCGTCACGATAGATCGGTCGACCCTCCGTTCGTCCCAGCGCGTACTCTTCGACGAACGCGCGACGGCCCGAAGCCTCACGGGGGTAGAGCACCTCGGCGACGGCGTCGAGGAGGTCCAGTAGGTCCGTCGACAGCGACGGGTTCGCGGACGATGCCGGTCCGGGAGCGGCGTCCGCGTCGCTGTCCGCTCGCGGCGGCTCGATACGGCCGGCGAGCGCGCCCCCGCCGACTGTCGCCCCTGCCGCCGCCACCGCGGCCAACGCGTCGCGTCGCGTCAGTTTCACGGACTCGGATTAGGTTAGCCTAAACTTATGGGTTGTCCTTCTCGCTCGTCAGTGGCTCCGAAAAGAACGGCGATGGCCGCGGATCACCGACCGAATAACCGCTCTCTCACCGACCGCGCTGTCGGGCGCTCGGTTAGCAGGACTGATGTGTCGAGATCTTCGAGGACCGACATCGACAGCGATCCGCGGACGACGCGGGAGAGCAGCCCCTCTTCGGTCGCACCGATCAGCACGAGCGTCCGGTCTGCGGCCGCCCGCTCGATCGCCGCCTCGACGTCACCGGTTTCGACGAGCAGTTCGGCGTCGGCGAGGCCGTGCTCAGCCGCCCACTCGGTAACGAACTCGCGGCCGGCTTCCCTATCGTCGTCGTCGACGACATACAACACGGAGACCGTCGAGTCGAGCCGGTCGCGAAGCGCTCGCGCGACGTCCGCAGAGAGGTCCGAGGAGTATCCGCCCGCGGTCGGGAGCAGGACCTCCGAGGGATCGAACTGTCGCTCGTTGAGCACGAGCACGTCGCACGGGGGATTGCCGGCGAGCGCGCCCTCGGCGCGTCCGCCGCCCAACCGCGCACCGCCGTATCCCATAACGACAGCGTCGACGTCGTGTTCTCGCGCCGCGTCGAACACCTCTGTCGCTCCCTGATGTGAGAGGATGGTTCGCGTCTCGACCGGGACACCGAACGATTCGGCGTGCCCGCGGGCGTCTTCGAGGAGCTGTTCGGACTCCGACGCGATCTGCTCGCGCCGTTCGGCGGCCGCCGCCAGAGAGGTCTGATCCGGGACTTGAATCACGTGCGTCGCCAGCACGCGGGAATCGTTGGTCGACGCGAGCGCGCTCGCGAGCGTCACGAGCGCCCGTTCGGTCCGCGGGTTCGAGAGCGCGACCATCACGGTCGACGTCGACTCCGACTCCCCCGAGCCGTTGGGCGCGACGGTTTCGGCTGCGTCGACGACTGGTGGTGGGAGCTCTCCGCTACGCGTTCGGATATACTTCGAGAGCAGTCCTTCACTCGTCGTGTGGTTTCGCGCGTAGGCGAAGTACCACACGATCGCCCCGACGACGAACACGGCCGACAGCGCGAGCTCGCGCGTCCCGACGAACGCCAGCAGTCCGAGAGAGAGCACCAATCCGACGATCGGCGTGATCGGATACAGCGGGACCGTGAAGTCGGGATCGTACTCGGGGTCGTCGGTCTCGCGGAAGACGATGAGCGCGGCGTTCATCAGCGCGTACACGACGAGGTGAAGCACGCTCGCGGCCTTCGAGAGGATTTCGAGGTCCTGCCCGAGTGCCACGATGAAGGCGAGAATCAGTCCACCGGTGACGAGGATCGAGCGGTACGGCGTGGCGAACTGCGGATGGATCTCGTTGAGCCAGTCGGTGACGATCTGATCGCGTCCCATCGCGAAGTTGATCCGCGCGGATGCGAGGATCGACGCGTTGGCGCTGGAGGCCGTCGCGAGCAGCGCGCCCGCGGTGACGATCGTGACCGCGATACCGGACCAGCCGCCGGGAAACGCCGCCTCCGTCGCCTGCGTGAGCGGTGCGCTCTGGCTCAAGTCGGGCCACGGGACCACGCCCAGCATAATGCTGACGAGAATCGCATAGATGACGGTCACGAGCGCGACGCTGCCGATGATTGCGATCGGGAGGTTCCTGCCCGGGTTCTTCAACTCCTCTGCGACCGTGGCGATCTTCGCGTACCCGAGGAACGAGACGAACACCAGCGCGGTGCCGGGGAGAATCGCTCCGTACCCCATCGGGGCCAGTCCGCCGTCGCCGGTCAGCGTCGCGAAGTCGAACGAGAGCCATCCACGGACCGCGAACAGCGTGAGGATTAGGAGTAACACCGAGACGATGATCGTCTGGATGCCGCCG
This DNA window, taken from Halobellus sp. LT62, encodes the following:
- the hisC gene encoding histidinol-phosphate transaminase, producing MQPRDLSEHEAYVPGRGAEEVARDLGMDPEELTKLSSNENPHGPSPAAVEAVEAAAPDVNVYPKASHTDLTDRIAEKWGVDAEQVWLSAGADGSIDYLSRAFLEPNDDILVPAPGFSYYSMSARYHHGDASTYRISKETDFEQSAETILSAYDGERILFATTPHNPTGSVLSRADIRTLAERVDEQTLVVVDEAYAEYAEEPTAIDLLEEYDNLAVLRTFSKAYGLAGLRIGYAVVPSEWADAYARVNTPFAANELACRAALAAIDDDEHLERSVETARWAREYYRDEFDVPTWDSGGNFVLCEVGDATAVADAAQRRGVIVRDTSSFGLSECVRVSCGTREETRRAVDVLNEVVAEVTPEATDP
- a CDS encoding adenylate kinase family protein, whose product is MSRIALTGTPGTGKTTISNLVAEEIGTEVVHLNDAIREADLFTERDVERDSLVADLDAVEAWLADREVQGDSGDDADRDTLVESHLSHLLDVARVIVLRCHPDELKPRLRERGESEASIAENAESEALDVILAEAVERHGAEAVWEIDTTDRAPAEVASDVAAAIEGETEPRVGVVDFVEYL
- a CDS encoding S1C family serine protease produces the protein MDEPTPTRRRLLGFGGAGILAALAGCSAEAPSAERQAKTTSTSSPERSPARSATPTSPYSRVYRETIDAVVLVQTDRGRGTGFVVDPALDTDSAAVADSRCVVTNAHVVDDAATADLRFSGGQWAAGDIVGTDSRSDLAVVELPASTRDREPLSFAEGEPTVGQEVVALGNPFDLDGTMTTGIVSGVDRSAPAPTGAQIPDAIQTDAAVNPGNSGGPLLSLDGDVVAVINSEIGENVGFGISAALAGRVVPGLIANGSYEHPFLGVTLAEMTPELAGTMGLTGPRGVLVTSVLEDGPSAGLLSGGSELRTVDGSRVRIGGDVVLSIGGETILTTEDLSSHLALETSPGEVVTLTVQRDGYVTTVDVTLGARPGT
- a CDS encoding helicase HerA domain-containing protein, with the protein product MTEDTETITVANVSEGPGGDGERAQGTAVDLPVVDILTGRGFITGKSGSGKSNTASVIIENLLSKNFPVLIVDTDGEYYGLKEQFELLHAGADEECDIVVSPEHAEKLAHLALEQNVPIILDVSGYLEDDEAQELLTEVSKRLFAKEKKLKKPFLMLIEECHEYIPEGGGMTEAGKMLIKIGKRGRKHGLGIVGISQRPADVKKDFITQCDWLVWHRLTWNNDTKVVGRILGSEYADAIEEMGDGEAFLVTDWSDSLRRVKFHKKRTFDAGATPGLDDFQRPDLKSVDGDLVSELQSISDEKERRESELADLRQELEAKEAKIRQLERELEEARDLSQMADQFAQAMFQKAESPYRDGDRRNLNRPEERQSALDHYEAEGAPGEPEASPDADGDGRASSEHAAEAADDEIDEEIATAAAAGAYPGFDGGLIDRDADEIDRDVQPERAHEETATLTGRKDVIERLRDVVASLPPASQRMLAFYREVDACDPIDAHVAAGEAGDKQLAYSRNGLLRRAEFIEHVGRGRYAYALPALVRREFADRLDEDELRDVVAAVEDAFRPEKLVSQGDLADDGDSEVDGASVESDGGDRSGV
- a CDS encoding multiprotein bridging factor aMBF1 produces the protein MPQCEMCGNERPSLTTVKVEGAELELCDDCKEFGTEVRTESSSSQSTKYSTSSTSKSSGSSGASSASSSSGGGSSGGSTRRRRDMFDTMDEVAADYDQRIREAREGLGLSQEDLAKSLNEKASLIRKLERGDILPSDDVQKKLERKLEISLVEGEDTDDSEWSGGSSTTTTLGDVVKRKD
- the tpiA gene encoding triose-phosphate isomerase encodes the protein MFILVNLKAYPCDPIEVATAARDVADAADVRIAVSPQAADVARVADTGVETWAQHVDSNGHGSHTGSTLAESVAEAGAVGTLINHSEKRLKLADIDGAVRAAERAGLETCVCANNPTQIGAAAALGPDSVAVEPPELIGGDVSVATADPDIVEDAVAAAGAVDSDVDVFCGAGISSGEDVVTAGELGATGILLASGVAKADDPRAALEALVEPL
- a CDS encoding gluconate 2-dehydrogenase subunit 3 family protein, which gives rise to MKLTRRDALAAVAAAGATVGGGALAGRIEPPRADSDADAAPGPASSANPSLSTDLLDLLDAVAEVLYPREASGRRAFVEEYALGRTEGRPIYRDGVREAAAQLDAVARDWHGDSYADLDAETRDTLLRRLGVETAEPDPEGPITDRIRFYLVDNLLFAFYASPAGGRLVGIENPIGYPGGIESYQRGSMPDRGEEPWGGDRDG
- a CDS encoding zinc ribbon domain-containing protein, with product MVPQPDTDRGCPKCGHTETEVGTISTTGGGLSKMFDIQTNSFKVVSCTNCGYSELYRDATSGSSDIVDVFLG
- a CDS encoding CDP-alcohol phosphatidyltransferase family protein — encoded protein: MTLDQYRDLADRLLGPFVAAADRLGLSPDGVSVVAFGFAVAAGGAFALATPLWYALGALFVLSNGWLDLVDGALARAQGVESDGGDLLDHVLDRYADIAMLVGLAAGIDAYALGLAAVTGVLMTSYLGTQIQAVGLGRAYGGLVGRADRLAIIGVVALVAAVAPLVVSGPVRPLGLSLVGWLLVFFAVIGHVTALQRFWGAWSDLAES
- a CDS encoding GMC family oxidoreductase → MAEDGGVGDGRDRTPSARADVCVVGSGPAGALVAHRLADAGADVVVLEAGPRFDFSRRREQQEEHIRPGMDDLWGMGGPRDDYTTAGKHYPLNAARVKGVGGSTLHWQGMVMRLHERDFEMDTRYGLGADWPIDYEDLRPHYADAERELGVAGAMDNPYAPPREEPFPLSAFPPSHSDSLFAEACERLGIDMHSVPNARNSESYDGRSACQGYGTCRPVCPSGAKYTAESHVDKAETAGARVIDHAPVQRLEHDESGEVVEAAVYATPDGNEHRQTARRFVVACGGVENARLLLLSESERYPDGLANTSGAVGRFFMDHLFAGAGGRLDEPTRQNHIGFITSECHQFYDDEEPIEGVKLEFLNYAGPSPVIEALHAETWGDELLDQLRESYGTHIAMGGLVEQLPDAENRVTLDPERRDDHGNPVPHIEWSLSERTRDAIRRANEVQHAILEELGASIEWTVGPGATGPAYHQMGTTRMGTDPDESVVDSTCRTHDLSNLWVVGSSVFPTGGAMNPTLTIAALSLRAADSLADSL